The following proteins are co-located in the Pecten maximus unplaced genomic scaffold, xPecMax1.1, whole genome shotgun sequence genome:
- the LOC117318809 gene encoding uncharacterized protein LOC117318809: protein MSFNVGNPDDIFGLDIEQNHYKPIGDTELDAILSFFGSASDDISPQKANREMNETLEDCQLSMPTPYTQPKRFPELHESSLQEIEKNRQAKATKKNTKWGLKVFQAWSTERYGEEIDFGTIDTGNLNDKLRVFYAEATPKNPEKREKEMTSDQAREYHKNSMKSIRGALNRHIKDVGRDMDIVRDKDFRSANNMLDGKLKQNIVEGKSRPTQHKTIIENDDLIKIGTYLHQNVNPVILRLRVWYDLSIHFVSRGLEFHSQLTPESFTFHTDADSTEYVTLSHETKQKKSPGWSY, encoded by the exons atgtcgTTCAACGTCGGCAATCCTGATGATATTTTCGGATTGGATATCGAACAGAACCATTATAAACCCATCGGAGATACCGAACTCGATgcaatattatcattttttggATCTGCTTCTGATGACATTTCCCCTCAAAAAGCCAATCGGGAAATGAACGAGACACTTGAAGACTGTCAGCTGTCTATGCCTACTCCATACACACAACCGAAACGCTTTCCAGAGCTCCATGAATCTAGTTTGCAAGAGATCGAGAAAAATCGACAGGCCAAAGCGACGAAGAAAAATACCAAATGGGGATTGAAAGTGTTTCAAG cATGGAGCACGGAGAGGTACGGAGAAGAAATCGATTTCGGTACAATAGACACTGGCAATTTAAATGACAAGTTGAGGGTGTTTTATGCTGAAGCAACACCGAAGAACCCAGAAAAGAGAGAAAAAGAAATGACATCCGATCAGGCCAGGGAGTACCATAAAAATTCAATGAAGAGCATAAGGGGAGCCCTGAATAGACATATAAAAGATGTAGGTCGGGATATGGACATTGTCCGGGACAAGGATTTTCGTTCGGCGAACAACATGTTGGATGGcaaattaaaacagaatatCGTGGAAGGAAAATCGCGTCCAACACAACATAAAACCATCATCGAAAATGATGACTTAATTAAGATCGGCACTTACCTTCATCAGAATGTAAATCCAGTAATCCTCAGACTTAGAGTCTGGTACGACCTATCGATACACTTTGTCTCACGTGGCCTAGAATTCCATTCCCAATTAACACCTGAATCCTTCACATTTCACACTGACGCAGATAGCACAGAATATGTCACTCTGTCGcacgaaacaaaacaaaaaaaatcgccAGGGTGGTCTTACTAG